A genomic region of Bactrocera dorsalis isolate Fly_Bdor chromosome 3, ASM2337382v1, whole genome shotgun sequence contains the following coding sequences:
- the LOC105233080 gene encoding uncharacterized protein LOC105233080, which translates to MKFSATLSAAKFSFFFIFSFVLLLDHALCDSFCKFSNVRCHSYDKSKIVFKSCFLKAVRGEDSYMKVHAQLKEVGREANVSIRLLKRANGWKPFLYKVHFDACKFMKNTRANPVAEFFYNIMKEYSNVNHTCPYDHDLILDKFRLSSDLVKLPFPIGEYAVDTTWFVNGQLWARVNGSCRGAVDM; encoded by the exons atgaaattttcagcaACTTTATCCGCAgctaaattttccttttttttcatattttcctttGTGTTATTGCTGGATCATGCG CTTTGCGACTcgttttgcaaattttccaaTGTAAGGTGTCACTCTTACGACAAGTCAAAGATAGTCTTCAAATCATGCTTCTTGAAGGCAGTGCGTGGCGAGGACAGTTACATGAAAGTGCATGCGCAACTGAAGGAGGTTGGCCGGGAAGCGAAT gtTTCTATTCGCCTGCTAAAGCGTGCCAATGGTTGGAAACCTTTCCTGTATAAAGTCCACTTTGACGcttgtaaatttatgaaaaatacgcGAGCAAATCCTGTGGCCGAGTTCTTCTACAACATAATGAAGGAGTACAGTAATGTTAACCATACCTGTCCGTATGAT CACGATTTAATATTGGATAAATTTCGTCTCAGCAGCGATTTGGTGAAATTGCCATTCCCGATTGGTGAGTATGCCGTGGATACAACCTGGTTTGTTAACGGTCAATTGTGGGCTCGCGTAAATGGTTCCTGCCGAGGCGCAGTCGATATGTAA